AGTTGCGCCGATTCTCGCGTGAGATGATCGGGGGATGCCTGTAGTCACGACACCCGATCCCATGCGGGCCATCCGCTGCCACCGCTACTCCGGTCTGGAAGAGGCGGGCGCTCCCGTTGCCACCCCCGACCCGCTGCGCGAGGCCTGGCCGCCATCGAGCTTGCCAAGGCGATGGACGCGCAGGTGATCGCCGGCGTCAGCACGCCCGAGAAGCAGGCGTCCCCAACCGCGGCGGGGGCCGATCGAGTGCTCTGCTACGGGCGCGACCGACGGAGCTTCCGAGCTCTTCGAACGCAACGAGGGCCGCGGCAACACGGTGGTCCGCTTCGCCGACCCGTAGCCGGACAGGACTTACTGCCTGTCGGGCTCGGCGTAACCCGGATAGGTCGGACGGAGGATGTGGATGCAGACGGTGCGTCTAGCGGACGGCAAGGCGGTCCTCGCCCCAGACGGTTCGCGGATTCGCGAACTGGTCACGGTACCGGGCGGCAGCATGGTGCATTGCACGCTGCCAAAGGGTGCTGTCACGATAGCGGTCGTCCACGCCACGGTCGACGAGCTTTGGTACGTCCTCGCCGGGAAGGGGCAAGTCTGGCGACGGCGTGAGGACGCCGAATCAGTGATCGACGTCGAGCCGGGTATCTCTCTGAGCATCGAGTGCGGAACGCACTTCCAGTTCCGCAGCACTGGCAACCAAGACCTCCAGTTGGTGATTGTCACCATGCCGCCGTGGCCCGGTGCGGAAGAGGCTCGCCGCGTGAGCGACCACTGGGCGGTCACGAGCGGGGTGGACTAGCGCCGCACTTCCGGTGAGACGGCAGACATGCCGCGAGATTGCCCAACGAAAAGGGCAGCAGGCTATGCCACGACCCGTTCTTGGCGAATACGTTCCTGTGCCAAGTCGTACTGCGCTTGCCGGCGCACCCAGAACGCCGCGTTGCTCCAACCGATGCGTTCTAGGGCAAGCGCCATTGCAGGCGAAACGCCGGTGCGACCGTTCAACAAGCGTGAGAAGGTCTGCCGCGTGCAGCCCAGCTTCTCGGCCGCCTCGGTCACCGTCCAGCCTTCGGCCGCCAGTGCATCTCGGAGACTCTCTCCCGGGTGGGTCGGGTCGTACATCGTCGGCATCGTGCCCCCTCTAGTGGTAGTCGACCAAGGTCACGCCAACCGGCACGCCATCCTCGAAACGAAACACGATGCGCCAGTTTCCGGAAACTCTCACACTCCATTGGCCGCGGCGGTCGCCAGTCAGCGGGTGCAGACGATAGCCGGGCAAGTTCATGTCTCCGGGCACCACGGCTGCGTCCAAGTCCGACAGGATCCGTCGGATCCTCGGTACCAGCGACGCGGGGAGGCGACGGGCATCCCCCCGCTCGTAGAACGCCAGGAGCCCCTTGTGAACGACTTGGATATCGTTACTGTAACACGATGCATGACGTGTGACACAGGAGATTCACGTCAAGTCAATCGATAGCCAGTGGAACATGACGCCCTCTCACCGAGGCAACTAGAATGGACTGAACACAGCCAGCGTTCGACCCGTCGAACCCTCTGGAAGCTCCCACAGTGACCACCGCACCGGAGCCAGTAGCTCGCCTTGACGGCGTCACCATCACCTACGGACGCCAGCGCGCGCTCGACAATGTCGACGCCACCTTTCCGCCCGGCGCGGTCGGCCTGCTCGGGCCGAACGGCGCGGGCAAGAGCACGCTGCTGAAGGCGCTGCTCGGTTTCGTTCCTCCCGACGGGGGCGCGGGAAGCCTGTCGGTGTTCGACCTCGACGTCACCGAACGCTCCCTCGAGATCCGCGCGCGCCTCGGCTACATGCCGGAATCGGACGCGCACTTTCCCGGCCTGAACGCCATCGCGTTCACCGCCTGCTGCGGCGAGCTGGCCGGCCTGCCGCCCGCCGATGCGATGCAGCGGGCGCATGCCGTGCTGCAGTACGTCGGCCTCGGCGAGGCGCGCTACCGTATGGTCGACACCTACTCGGCCGGCATGAAGCAGCGGATCAAGCTGGCGCAGGCGCTCGTCCACGACCCCGATCTGCTCTTCCTCGACGAGCCGACGAACGGCATGGACCCGAAGGGGCGCGCCGAGATGCTCGATCTGATTCGCGACCTCGCCCAGCGGAAGGGCGTGAACGTCATCGTCTCGTCGCACGTTCTCCCGGATGTCGAGGCGGCGTGCGACAACGTGGTGGTGCTGCACGAGGGCCGCGTCGTCGCGGCCGGGCCGATCGCGGAGCTCAAGGGAGACGACCGGCAGGCGTTCGAGGTGCGGATCAAGGGAGACGCGGACCGCTTCGTGGAGACATTGCGCGCGGCCGGCGCCGAGTGCCACCCGTCGGACGACAACCTCCTCCGGGTCCTCATCGGGGACGGCCGCTCGGCCCGCGATCTCTTCGCCCTCGCCGTGCAGGCCGACGTGCAGGTCCGGCACCTGCAGCCGAGCGTGCAGACCCTGGAGGAGGTCTTCGCCCGCGCCGTCGGAGAGTCCTGATCCCGCCATGCCGATTCACGACCAGGGCTACGCCCGCTACGCCGGCACGCGGCGCCCGCCGGGGCGCGCGTGGTGGGTGATCGGGCGAAACGGCATCCGGCGGATGTTCTCGTCGAAGCTCTTCCTCCTCGTGCTGCTCTTCGCCTGGATGCAGTTCTTCGTCCGCGGCGTCGTGTTCTACCTGGCCGCGAACTTCCCGCAGGTCGAGGGCTTCATCGCCCCGACCCCGGCGACGTTCCGCGACTTCTTCGACAGCCAGGCCTTTTTCGTCTTCATCGTCGCCATCTACACCGGCGCGGGCGCCATCGCGAACGACCGGCAGGCGAACGCGCTGCCCCTCTATCTCGCCCGGCCCCTGACGCGCTGGGAGTACGTCGCCGGCAAGCTGACGGCGGTGATGGCGTTCCTGCTGCTCATCACCTGGGTGCAGGCCCTGCTGCTGCTCGTCCTGCAGACGATGTTCACCGGCAGCCTCGAGTTCGTCCGCGAACACGCGTTCCTCCTCCCGGCGGTGACCGCGTACGGCCTCCTGCAGTCGCTGGTCGCGGCCATCACCATCGTCGCGCTGTCGTCGCTCTCGACCAGCGCGCGCTACGTCGGGGTCATGTACGCCGGCGCCGTGATCTTCACGGGAGCGATGTTCGACGTGCTTCGGGGCGTCACCGGCAGCTCCGCGTGGTCGTGGCTCTCCTTCACGGCCAGCCAGCAGCAGGTGGGCGACGTGATCTTCGGCGCGGACCCCCGCTACGACACGCCGTGGGTCGTTTCGCTGCTCATCGTCGCGGCGCTCATCGGGCTCTCCGTCTGGGTACTCGGCCGGCGCGTGCGCGGCGTCGAGGTGGTGTCGTGAGCGTGGTCGCCGCGCGCGGCCTGTCGAAGTGGTACGGCGAGGTCATCGGCCTCAACGACGTCACCGTGGACATTCCCCCCGGCATCAGCGGCCTCCTCGGACCGAACGGGGCCGGCAAGTCGACGCTGCTGAAACTGGTGACGGGCCAGCTCCGGCCGAGCCAGGGGACAATCGACGTGCTGGGGGAACCCATCTGGGGGAACCCCGCCGCGTTCCGCCGTATCGGGTACTGCCCGGACCACGACGGCTGCTACGACGGGATGACGGGGATGGAATGGCTGACCGCCCTGCTCCGCCTCAGCGGCTACGACGGCGCGGCGGCGGCGGACGCCGCGGCCCGCGCCCTCGAGGCGGTCGACCTGACGGCGGCGGCGGATCGGAAGATCGGCGGCTACAGCAAGGGGATGCGGCAGCGCATCAAGCTGGCCCAGGCGATCGCCCACGACCCGGAGCTGCTGGTGCTGGACGAGCCGCTCGCGGGCCTCGATCCCATCGGCCGGCGCAAGGTGATCGCCGCCATCCGGGCCTGGGGCGAATCCGGCCGCAGCGTCATCGTGTCGAGCCACGTCCTGCACGAGATCGAGCGGATGACGTCGAACGTCCTGCTGCTGCACGCGGGACGCATCCTGGCCGAGGGGGACGTGCATCACATTCGCGGCCTCATCGATGAACACCCCCACACCGTGCGCATCACCGCCTCCGACCCGCGGCGGCTGGCGCGCCACCTGCTGGAGCACCCGGACGTCATGGCCATGCACCTCGAGGAAGGCGCCATCGTGGCGCAGACGAACCGGCCGGACGACTTCTATACGCGGCTCACGGCGCTGGCCGCCACCGACGAGGCCGGCGACGTGGGAGAGGTCACCTCGCCGGACGACAACCTGCAGGCGGTCTTCGCCTACCTGGTGAAGGAGTGAGTCGCGGATGAAGTCCGATCAGGCGCCCGCCGCGCCGACGTTCGTCACCGCCGCGCTGCGGGTCTTCGACGTCAGCGTCGGCGAGATGCTCTGGTCGCGCCGAACCATCTTCATGGCCCTGGTGGCGGCCGGCCCCGTCGTGCTCGCCCTGCTCCTGCGCGTCGTGACCGAATCCGGCGCGTTCGACGGCGCGGCGGCGGTGAACGGCCGTCCCGTCAGCCTCAACGGTCCCGCCATCTTCGGCCTGATGGTGTGGACCTTCTACCTCCGGTTCACCGTCCCCGTGCTGGGCGTGTTCTACGGCACCGCGCTGATCGCCGACGAGGTCGAGGACCGGACCCTCACCTACCTGTTCACGCGCCCCATTCCGCGCGGCGCCGTGCTTGCCGGCAAGTACCTCGCCTACCTCGTCTGCACCGCCGTCGTCGTGTTGCCATCCGTGATCCTCGTCTACTTCCTGGTGGTGCCCATCCTGGACGGCAGCATCGGCCGCGAGTTCCCGTCGCTCGCCATCGACCTCGCCATGGTCGCGGCCGGCCTCGCCGTCTACGGCGCGCTGTTCGCGCTCGTCGGCGCCTGGTTCCGCCGCCCGCTCCTCACCGGCCTCGTCGTCGTCTTCGGCTGGGAGCCGATCGTGACCGTCCTTCCGGGCTACATGAAGTACCTGACTGTCGCCTACTACCTGCAGGGGCTCGTCCCGCACGCTATGCCGCAGGGCGACTCGCTCAGCCTGCTGCAGGCGATCCTCACCAGCATCCAAACCCCGCTCGGCACGTGGACGAACATCATCGTGCTGGCGGCCATCTGGCTGCTCGCCTTCGCCGCCGCGCTACGAGTCACGGCCGGGCGCGAGTACGTGCTGGAACAGTGAAGGAAGACCAATTGCGCCACCCTTGGCCATGTGCCCCAGCGGGCCCGCCCGGCGCCGTAGGGCGGCGACTCATCGACCGTCGGGCCGGGGCATGCGGTAGCCGACGCCGCGCTCGGTGAAGATGTAGGCGGGCTCGCTCGGATCATCGCGCAACTTCTTGCGGAGTTGCTTGATGAAGACCCGCACGAGCTTGCTGTCGCCCCCCTTGCGCCGGGCCCAGACCTTGCGCAACAGCGCTGCGTAGGTCGAGACCCGCCCGGCGTTGAGTGAGAGCGCGCGCAGCAGGTCGAACTCGGTGGCGGTCAGCTCCACGTCTTCCCCGGCGACGCTCACCCGGCGCTGCTCGTAACGGATGGTCAGGTCTCCGAGCACGAAGGCGTCGGGCTCGGTGCGCCGGCGCAGCTC
This genomic interval from Acidobacteriota bacterium contains the following:
- a CDS encoding cupin domain-containing protein; this encodes MQTVRLADGKAVLAPDGSRIRELVTVPGGSMVHCTLPKGAVTIAVVHATVDELWYVLAGKGQVWRRREDAESVIDVEPGISLSIECGTHFQFRSTGNQDLQLVIVTMPPWPGAEEARRVSDHWAVTSGVD
- a CDS encoding HigA family addiction module antidote protein, producing MPTMYDPTHPGESLRDALAAEGWTVTEAAEKLGCTRQTFSRLLNGRTGVSPAMALALERIGWSNAAFWVRRQAQYDLAQERIRQERVVA
- a CDS encoding peptidase — protein: MQVVHKGLLAFYERGDARRLPASLVPRIRRILSDLDAAVVPGDMNLPGYRLHPLTGDRRGQWSVRVSGNWRIVFRFEDGVPVGVTLVDYH
- a CDS encoding ABC transporter ATP-binding protein — protein: MEAPTVTTAPEPVARLDGVTITYGRQRALDNVDATFPPGAVGLLGPNGAGKSTLLKALLGFVPPDGGAGSLSVFDLDVTERSLEIRARLGYMPESDAHFPGLNAIAFTACCGELAGLPPADAMQRAHAVLQYVGLGEARYRMVDTYSAGMKQRIKLAQALVHDPDLLFLDEPTNGMDPKGRAEMLDLIRDLAQRKGVNVIVSSHVLPDVEAACDNVVVLHEGRVVAAGPIAELKGDDRQAFEVRIKGDADRFVETLRAAGAECHPSDDNLLRVLIGDGRSARDLFALAVQADVQVRHLQPSVQTLEEVFARAVGES
- a CDS encoding ABC transporter permease, with product MSRRRATTWWCCTRAASSRPGRSRSSRETTGRRSRCGSRETRTASWRHCARPAPSATRRTTTSSGSSSGTAARPAISSPSPCRPTCRSGTCSRACRPWRRSSPAPSESPDPAMPIHDQGYARYAGTRRPPGRAWWVIGRNGIRRMFSSKLFLLVLLFAWMQFFVRGVVFYLAANFPQVEGFIAPTPATFRDFFDSQAFFVFIVAIYTGAGAIANDRQANALPLYLARPLTRWEYVAGKLTAVMAFLLLITWVQALLLLVLQTMFTGSLEFVREHAFLLPAVTAYGLLQSLVAAITIVALSSLSTSARYVGVMYAGAVIFTGAMFDVLRGVTGSSAWSWLSFTASQQQVGDVIFGADPRYDTPWVVSLLIVAALIGLSVWVLGRRVRGVEVVS
- a CDS encoding ABC transporter ATP-binding protein produces the protein MSVVAARGLSKWYGEVIGLNDVTVDIPPGISGLLGPNGAGKSTLLKLVTGQLRPSQGTIDVLGEPIWGNPAAFRRIGYCPDHDGCYDGMTGMEWLTALLRLSGYDGAAAADAAARALEAVDLTAAADRKIGGYSKGMRQRIKLAQAIAHDPELLVLDEPLAGLDPIGRRKVIAAIRAWGESGRSVIVSSHVLHEIERMTSNVLLLHAGRILAEGDVHHIRGLIDEHPHTVRITASDPRRLARHLLEHPDVMAMHLEEGAIVAQTNRPDDFYTRLTALAATDEAGDVGEVTSPDDNLQAVFAYLVKE
- a CDS encoding ABC transporter permease — translated: MKSDQAPAAPTFVTAALRVFDVSVGEMLWSRRTIFMALVAAGPVVLALLLRVVTESGAFDGAAAVNGRPVSLNGPAIFGLMVWTFYLRFTVPVLGVFYGTALIADEVEDRTLTYLFTRPIPRGAVLAGKYLAYLVCTAVVVLPSVILVYFLVVPILDGSIGREFPSLAIDLAMVAAGLAVYGALFALVGAWFRRPLLTGLVVVFGWEPIVTVLPGYMKYLTVAYYLQGLVPHAMPQGDSLSLLQAILTSIQTPLGTWTNIIVLAAIWLLAFAAALRVTAGREYVLEQ